Genomic DNA from Streptomyces venezuelae:
CCGTCGTCCTGGACGAGCACGGAGGCGTGGCGGGCATCGTCACGTACGAGGACATCGCCGAGGAACTCGTCGGCGACATCGCCGACGAGAGCGACACCGTCGTCGAACTGGCCGTCGCCGACCGCCGGGGCTGGCTGGTGGACGCCGGACGCCGACTCGACGAGGTCGCCGAGGCCACCGGGATCGAACTGCCCGAGGAGGACGACTACGACACCGTCTCCGGATTCGTCGTCGACCGGCTCGGCCGCTTCCCGTCCGTCGGCGACAGACTCATCGTGCGGCTCGACGACGGGGACGCCGTCGTGATCGACGTACGCACGCTGGAGCGGCACGTCGCGGAACAGGTGCGCCTGGAGCGGCTCCCCGAGGCCCACCCCGACGTTCCCCTCCCGGACAGGGAACGGCCGCACGACGAGGAGCCGCGCGCATGAGCTTCCCGATGGCGCTCTTCCTGACCGTCCTGCTGCTGATCGGCAGCGGCTTCTTCGTGGCCGCCGAGTTCGCGCTCGTCGCCGCCAGACGGCACCGCATGGAGAAGGCCGCGTCGGACGGACGGCGCGGCGCCAAGGCCGCGCTCGCCGGCATGCGCGAGCTGTCCCTGATGCTGGCCGGCGCGCAACTCGGCATCACCGTCTGCACCCTGGGCCTCGGTTCCATCTCCAAGCCCGCGATCTCGCACGAGCTCGACCCTCTGCTGCACCGCTGGGGCCTGCCCAGCGGCGTCAGCTACGGCGTGTCCTTCGCCTTCGCGATGATCGTCGTCGTCTTCCTGCACATGGTCGTCGGCGAGATGGCGCCCAAGTCGTGGGCCATCGCCCACCCGGAGCGCTCGGCCATGCTCCTCTCACCGGCGTTCCGCGCGGTCGTCAAGGTCGTCCGCCCGCTCATCGGAGGGCTCAACAAGGTCAGCAACACTCTGGTACGGCTCTGCCGCGTCACCCCGCGCGACGAGCTCGCCCCCGTCCACGACCGCGAGCAGCTCACCCATCTCGTCACGGAGTCCGCGCGCCTCGGCCTCATCAGCGAACACGACTCGGAGCTGATCACCAACTCCCTCACCGAGCCGGACTCACCGGTCGGCGACCTCCAGACGCCGGCCGCACAGATCACCTCGGTCCCGGCAGCGGCGGGCATCGAC
This window encodes:
- a CDS encoding hemolysin family protein; translated protein: MSFPMALFLTVLLLIGSGFFVAAEFALVAARRHRMEKAASDGRRGAKAALAGMRELSLMLAGAQLGITVCTLGLGSISKPAISHELDPLLHRWGLPSGVSYGVSFAFAMIVVVFLHMVVGEMAPKSWAIAHPERSAMLLSPAFRAVVKVVRPLIGGLNKVSNTLVRLCRVTPRDELAPVHDREQLTHLVTESARLGLISEHDSELITNSLTEPDSPVGDLQTPAAQITSVPAAAGIDDILSTAAAHDRSRLLVFEGPLVVGSVHARDALIARARDRTEVTARELARPVPELAAKDTLGHAIEQLRRHRASLAVVSDDTGRLTGMVTLDDLLARLTHAAPPPIGTRQ